From the genome of Streptomyces sp. NBC_00523:
CACCGGGCACCCGCCCCACTGTGCTGCGCGCCACTCGTCCGCAGGTCGGACAATGGATTGGACAAGGCGGCCGTGGACATACGCATCATGGAGCGGCAACCGTGCCCGTTCGTACGTCTGAGGGAGTTCCTGTGAAGGTCGGAATCGTCGGCGCCACCGGTCAGGTCGGCACAGTCATGCGCAGCATCCTGGCCGAGCGGAAGTTCCCGGCCGACGAGCTGCGGCTGTTCGCCTCCGCGCGCTCGGCGGGCTCCGTCATCGAGTGGCAGGGACGCGGGATCACCGTCGAGGACGCCTCCACGGCCGACTACACGGGCCTGGACATCGTGCTGTTCTCGGCCGGTGGCGCGACCTCGAAGGCGCTCGCCGAGAAGGTCGCCTCGCAGGGCGCCGTCGTGATCGACAACTCCTCCGCCTGGCGCAAGGACCCCCAGGTCCCGCTGGTCGTCTCCGAGGTCAACCCGCACGCGATCGCGGACCGCCCCAAGGGCATCATCGCCAACCCGAACTGCACCACGATGGCCGCGATGCCCGTGCTGCGCCCGCTGCACGAGGAGGCGGGGCTCGAAGCGCTGACCGTCGCCACGTACCAGGCGGTCTCCGGCTCCGGTCTCGCCGGGGTCGCCGAGCTGCACGGCCAGGCGTCCAAGGTCGTCGCCGACGCGGACAAGCTCACGCACGACGGCTCGGCCGTGGACTTCCCGGAGCCGGGTGTCTACAAGCGCCCCATCGCCTTCAACGTGCTGCCGCTGGCCGGGTCCATCGTGGACGACGGCTCCTTCGAGACGGACGAGGAGCAGAAGCTCCGCAACGAGTCCCGGAAGATCCTGGAGATCCCGGAGCTGAAGGTCTCCGGCACCTGTGTCCGCGTCCCGGTCTTCTCCGGCCACTCGCTCCAGGTCAACGCCCGCTTCGCCCGGCCGGTGTCGGTGGAGCGCGCGTACGAGCTGCTGAAGGACGCGCCGGGCGTCGAGCTGTCCGAGATCCCGACGCCGCTGCAGGCCGCGGGCAAGGACGCGTCGTACGTGGGGCGCATCCGCAACGACGAGACCGCGGAGAACGGTCTCGCGCTGTTCGTCTCCAACGACAACCTGCGCAAGGGCGCGGCGCTGAACGCGGTCCAGATCGCGGAGCTCGTCGCAGCGGAGCTTGCCGGCTGAAGCCGGGGTGCCGTGGGGTTCGGGGGCGCTGCCCCCGGACCCCCGCTCCTCAATCGCCGGAGGGGCTTGATCCACGCACCTCGAAGTGCCAGCAGCCGTACTCCACCGCGCGTACGTGCACCAGTGCCACCGCCGGGTCCGCGAAGGCCTCCGTGAACGCCTCGTCGTACCCGCGCTCCTCGTCCTCGGGGATCTCCAGGAGGCGGCCGCCCACGATGTGGCCGTCCGCGTCGTAGCGGCGCACGGTGCGCAGGGCGCCCGCGCGGGAGAACGGGTAGCCCGTCCGGCCGGGCTCCGGCCCCTCGCACTCCTCGGCGTGGATGAAGACCGGACCCTGCTCGTCGTACGCCCCCGGGCGGGCCCAGGTCGCCGAGGCCCAGCGGCGCAGCGGGGCGTAGGAGACGAGGGCGATGCGCTCCCCCGGTTCGCTGCCGCGCAGGCAGCACCGGAGCGGGTCGCCGGCCTCGGTGGCGGTGTACGGGACGCAGGGGCGGCCGGCGTCGTCGGTCTCCCGGAGTTCCTTCAGCGCGTCCGGTTCGATCGCGCGTGCCTCGTAAGTGGTCATGGTCCCGAGCGTGCCGCGCCGGAACGTGCCGGTCCGGCGGAAAACGGACATCGCCCTGAGTGTGGGTCCCGTGGAAGTATGGCGGGAAACATCACAGAGCAAGGAGATGACCGCGTGCCTGGCACGAATCTGACCCGCGAAGAGGCACAGGAGCGGGCGCGCCTGCTGACCGTGGACGCGTACGAGATCGATCTCGACCTCTCCGGAGCGCAGGAGGGCGGGACCTACCGGTCCGTCACCGTCGTGCGTTTCGACTCCGCCGAAGCCGGTGCGGAGACCTTCATCGACCTGGTCGCCCCCGCGGTGCACGAGGTCGAGCTGAACGGCAGGGCGCTGGACGTCGCGGCGGTGTTCCGCGACTCGCGCATCACGCTGCCGCACCTGCAGGCCGGGGCCAACGAGCTGAAGGTCGTCGCGGACTGCGCGTACACCAACACCGGCGAGGGCCTGCACCGCTTCGTCGACCCGGTCGACCAGCAGGCGTACCTCTACACCCAGTTCGAGGTGCCGGACGCGCGCCGCGTCTTCGCGAGCTTCGAGCAGCCCGACCTGAAGGCGACCTTCCGGTTCACCGTGAAGGCCCCGTCCGGCTGGACCGTGATCTCCAACTCGCCGACGCCGGAGCCGAAGGACGACGTCTGGTCGTTCGAGCCGACGCCGCGTATCTCCTCGTACATCACCGCGCTGATCGTCGGCCCGTACCACTCGGTGCACAGCAGCTACGAGAAGGACGGCCGGACCGTCCCGCTGGGCATCTACTGCCGGCCCTCGCTCGCCGAGTACCTGGACGCGGACGCGATCTTCGACGTGACCCGGCTGGGCTTCGACTGGTTCCAGGAGAAGTTCGACTACGCCTACCCGTTCGCCAAGTACGACCAGCTCTTCGTCCCGGAGTTCAACGCGGGCGCGATGGAGAACGCCGGCGCGGTCACCATCCGCGACCAGTACGTCTTCCGGTCGAAGGTGACGGACGCGGCGTACGAGACGCGCGCCGAGACCATCCTGCACGAGCTGGCCCACATGTGGTTCGGCGACCTCGTCACGATGGAGTGGTGGAACGACCTCTGGCTGAACGAGTCGTTCGCCACGTACACCTCGATCGCCTGCCTGGCGTACGCCGAGGGCTCGGGGTGGCCGCACTCCTGGACCACGTTCGCCAACTCCATGAAGACGTGGGCCTACCGGCAGGACCAGCTGCCGTCGACCCACCCGATCATGGCCGACATCCGCGACCTGGACGACGTCCTGGTCAACTTCGACGGCATCACGTACGCCAAGGGCGCCTCGGTCCTGAAGCAGCTGGTGGCGTACGTCGGCATGGACGAGTTCTTCAAGGGCGTCCAGGCGTACTTCAAGGCGCACGCCTTCGGCAACACGCGCCTGGCCGACCTGCTGGGCGCGCTGGAGGAGACCTCCGGCCGCGACCTGAAGACCTGGTCGAAGGCGTGGCTGGAGACGGCCGGGATCAACATCCTGCGCCCGGAGATCGAGACCGACGAGAACGGTCACGTCACCTCGTTCACCGTGCTCCAGGAGGCGCCCGCGCTGCCCGCCGGCGCCAAGGGCGAGCCGACGCTGCGCCCGCACCGGATCGCCATCGGCTGCTACGACCTCGACGCCGAGGGCAAGCTGGTGCGCACGGACCGGATCGAGCTGGACGTCGACGGCGAGCGCACCACCGTGCCGTTCCCGGCCGGAACCGCGCGCCCGGCCGTCATCCTGCTCAACGACGACGACCTGTCGTACGCGAAGGTCCGCCTGGACGAGGAGTCGCTGCGGGTCGTCACCGAGCACCTGGGCGACTTCACCGAGTCGCTGCCGCGCGCCCTGTGCTGGGCGTCCGCCTGGGACATGACCCGCGACGGCGAGCTGGCCACCCGCGACTACCTCTCCCTGGTCCTCTCGGGGATCGGCAAGGAGTCGGACATCGGCGTCGTGCAGTCGCTGCACCGCCAGGTCAAGACCGCGATCGACCTGTACGCGACGCCGCAGTGGCGCGAGGCGGGCCTGACGCAGTGGACCGACGCGACGCTCGCGCACCTGCGCGCGGCGCAGCCGGGCAGCGACCACCAGCTGGCCTGGGCGCGCGCCTTCGCGGCCACCGCGCGCACCCCGCAGCAGCTGGACCTGCTCCGCTCGCTGCTCGACGGCGCCGAGGCGATCGAGGGTTTGGCCGTGGACACCGAGCTGCGCTGGGCGTTCGTCCAGCGGCTCGCCGCCACCGGGCTCATCGACGAGGAGGAGATCGACGCCGAGTACGCGCGGGACCGGACGGCGGCGGGCGAGCGCCACGCGGCCTCCGCCCGTGCGGCGCGGCCCAGCGAGGAGGCGAAGGCCGAGGCGTGGGCGTCGGTCGTGGAGTCCGACAAGCTGCCGAACTCGCTCCAGGAGGCGGTCATCGCCGGCTTCGTGCAGACGGACCAGCGCGAGCTGCTGGCCCCGTACACGGAGAAGTTCTTCGCCTCGGTGAAGGGCGTCTGGGACTCTCGGAGCCACGAGATGGCCCAGCAGGTCGCGATCGGCCTGTACCCGGCGCTCCAGGTCTCGCAGGAGACCCTGGACGCCACGGACGCCTGGCTGGCCTCGGCCGAGCCGGGCGCGGGTCTGCGCCGGCTGATGTCGGAGTCCCGCTCGGGCGTGGAGCGCGCCCTGCGGGCCCGTACGGCGGACGCGGCGGCCGCGACCGCGTGACGTGAACGGCACCGAGGGGGCGTCCCACGGCGGGGCGCCCCCTCGGTGACGCCACCCGGCCGGGTTCAGTCGAGGCGGGCGGCGAGGAGGGCGATGTCGTCCGTCTTGCCCTGGCCGAAGGAGGCCAGCAGCCGGTCGCACAGCTCCTCGATCCCGGACGGCGCCCGGGAGAGGGTGTCGCTCAGCTTCCGCAGGCTCGTGTCCAGGTCCTCGCCGACCACCTCGATCAGGCCGTCCGTGACCAGCAGCAGCGTGGAGCCCTCCGGCACGTCGTGGGTGACGGGTGGCGGGTGCGGGAGGTTGAGCCCCAGGAGGGGACCGTGCTCGGTCAGGTAGCGGGTGGTCCCGTCCGGGTGCCGGA
Proteins encoded in this window:
- the pepN gene encoding aminopeptidase N, with amino-acid sequence MPGTNLTREEAQERARLLTVDAYEIDLDLSGAQEGGTYRSVTVVRFDSAEAGAETFIDLVAPAVHEVELNGRALDVAAVFRDSRITLPHLQAGANELKVVADCAYTNTGEGLHRFVDPVDQQAYLYTQFEVPDARRVFASFEQPDLKATFRFTVKAPSGWTVISNSPTPEPKDDVWSFEPTPRISSYITALIVGPYHSVHSSYEKDGRTVPLGIYCRPSLAEYLDADAIFDVTRLGFDWFQEKFDYAYPFAKYDQLFVPEFNAGAMENAGAVTIRDQYVFRSKVTDAAYETRAETILHELAHMWFGDLVTMEWWNDLWLNESFATYTSIACLAYAEGSGWPHSWTTFANSMKTWAYRQDQLPSTHPIMADIRDLDDVLVNFDGITYAKGASVLKQLVAYVGMDEFFKGVQAYFKAHAFGNTRLADLLGALEETSGRDLKTWSKAWLETAGINILRPEIETDENGHVTSFTVLQEAPALPAGAKGEPTLRPHRIAIGCYDLDAEGKLVRTDRIELDVDGERTTVPFPAGTARPAVILLNDDDLSYAKVRLDEESLRVVTEHLGDFTESLPRALCWASAWDMTRDGELATRDYLSLVLSGIGKESDIGVVQSLHRQVKTAIDLYATPQWREAGLTQWTDATLAHLRAAQPGSDHQLAWARAFAATARTPQQLDLLRSLLDGAEAIEGLAVDTELRWAFVQRLAATGLIDEEEIDAEYARDRTAAGERHAASARAARPSEEAKAEAWASVVESDKLPNSLQEAVIAGFVQTDQRELLAPYTEKFFASVKGVWDSRSHEMAQQVAIGLYPALQVSQETLDATDAWLASAEPGAGLRRLMSESRSGVERALRARTADAAAATA
- a CDS encoding DUF1203 domain-containing protein — translated: MTTYEARAIEPDALKELRETDDAGRPCVPYTATEAGDPLRCCLRGSEPGERIALVSYAPLRRWASATWARPGAYDEQGPVFIHAEECEGPEPGRTGYPFSRAGALRTVRRYDADGHIVGGRLLEIPEDEERGYDEAFTEAFADPAVALVHVRAVEYGCWHFEVRGSSPSGD
- a CDS encoding aspartate-semialdehyde dehydrogenase, with the translated sequence MKVGIVGATGQVGTVMRSILAERKFPADELRLFASARSAGSVIEWQGRGITVEDASTADYTGLDIVLFSAGGATSKALAEKVASQGAVVIDNSSAWRKDPQVPLVVSEVNPHAIADRPKGIIANPNCTTMAAMPVLRPLHEEAGLEALTVATYQAVSGSGLAGVAELHGQASKVVADADKLTHDGSAVDFPEPGVYKRPIAFNVLPLAGSIVDDGSFETDEEQKLRNESRKILEIPELKVSGTCVRVPVFSGHSLQVNARFARPVSVERAYELLKDAPGVELSEIPTPLQAAGKDASYVGRIRNDETAENGLALFVSNDNLRKGAALNAVQIAELVAAELAG